The Rhododendron vialii isolate Sample 1 chromosome 5a, ASM3025357v1 genome contains a region encoding:
- the LOC131326573 gene encoding KIN17-like protein — MGKNEFLTPKAIANRIKAKGLQKLRWYCQMCQKQCRDENGFKCHCMSEGHQRQMEVFGQNPNRIVDGYSEEFETSFLDHMKRSHRFSRIAATVVYNEYIADRHHVHMNSTQWATLTEFVKYLGREGKCKVEETPKGWFITYIDRDSETLFKEKMKNKRARSDLVDEEKQEREIRKQIERAEQMVPNGAAAAQPLEAELKPLEKSENSEKIVISLGSSCKPVVKEKVGSSKLVFEEPEIEKVKENGKSVKSGGGSRSALDDLMKEQEKAKERSNRKDYWLCEGIIVKVMSKKLAEKGYYKQKGIVLKVMDKYVGEIEMLESKHVLRVDQEELETVIPQIGGLVKIVNGGYRGSKARLLEVNTDKFCAKVQIEKGIYDGRVLQAVEYEDICKVGQ; from the coding sequence ATGGGGAAGAACGAATTCCTAACTCCGAAAGCTATCGCTAACCGGATCAAGGCCAAAGGTCTCCAAAAGCTCCGCTGGTACTGCCAGATGTGCCAGAAACAATGTCGCGACGAGAATGGCTTCAAGTGCCACTGCATGAGCGAGGGCCACCAGCGCCAGATGGAGGTCTTCGGCCAAAATCCTAACCGGATTGTCGACGGCTACTCCGAGGAGTTCGAGACCTCCTTCCTTGACCACATGAAGCGCAGCCACCGCTTCAGCCGCATCGCCGCCACCGTGGTCTACAACGAGTACATCGCCGACCGCCACCACGTCCACATGAATTCCACCCAGTGGGCGACCCTGACCGAGTTTGTTAAGTACTTGGGGCGTGAGGGCAAGTGTAAGGTGGAGGAGACCCCCAAAGGGTGGTTTATTACGTACATTGATAGGGATTCGGAGACTCTTTTTaaggaaaagatgaagaataagCGAGCTAGGTCAGATTTAGTTGATGAGGAGAAGCAGGAGAGGGAAATTAGGAAGCAAATTGAAAGGGCGGAACAGATGGTTCCGAATGGGGCAGCAGCGGCTCAGCCTTTGGAGGCTGAGCTTAAGCCGTTGGAGAAATCGGAGAATAGTGAGAAGATTGTGATTAGCTTGGGCTCATCGTGTAAACCCGTTGTCAAAGAGAAAGTTGGGAGTTCTAAGTTGGTTTTTGAAGAACCTGAGATTGAGAAAGTTAAAGAGAATGGAAAGTCGGTGAAAAGTGGGGGTGGGAGTAGGTCGGCATTGGATGATTTGATGAAAGAGCAAGAGAAGGCGAAGGAGCGGAGCAATAGGAAGGATTACTGGTTGTGTGAGGGTATCATTGTGAAGGTCATGAGCAAGAAGTTAGCCGAGAAGGGGTATTATAAGCAAAAGGGCATTGTTCTGAAGGTGATGGATAAGTATGTTGGGGAGATTGAGATGCTTGAGAGTAAGCATGTTCTTCGGGTTGATCAGGAAGAGCTTGAAACAGTGATTCCACAAATTGGGGGGCTTGTTAAGATAGTTAATGGGGGTTACCGTGGATCAAAGGCGCGTTTGCTAGAAGTGAATACAGACAAGTTTTGTGCCAAGGTCCAGATTGAGAAAGGAATATACGATGGGAGGGTGCTTCAGGCTGTTGAATATGAAGATATTTGCAAAGTTGGTCAGTGA